The genomic stretch GTTGTTCTCCGGCGGACCGAACTGCTCGGGGCAGTCGTCCTCGTTGTCGGGCACCTCGTCGCCGTCGGTGTCCGGGCAGCCGTCGTAGTCCTTCGGGCCGGGCTTGTCCGGGCACTTGTCGAGCTTGTCGGGGATGCCGTCGCCGTCCGCGTCGTTCTCGTCCTCCGGGCAGCCCTTGTTGGACTTGGGGCCCGGCTTGTCGACGCAGGCGTCCTCGCCGTCGACGACGCCGTCTCCGTCCGTGTCGTAGTTCGGGTCCGGGCAGCCCTTGGTGTGCTTGGGGCCCTTCTCGTTGGCGCAGCCATCCTCGCCGTCGGGGATGCCGTCACCGTCGTTGTCCGGGTCGGGGCAACCGTCGCCGTCCTGGAAGCCGTCGATGTCCTCGGGCTCGTTGGGGCAGCGGTCGCGGATGTCGGGCACGCCGTCGCCGTCCGAGTCGATGAACGTCTCGTCGTAGCGCACCGCGAACATCACCCGCAGGGCCTCGCGGCCGTAGCCGCTGGACAGGTGGATGCCGCGGCCGACGTTGAGCTCCATGCCCCAGTTGCCCCAGACCTTGGCGCGGGCGCCCACCAGCGCCTCCCACGGCGTCTTGAGCGTGTCGGCCTGGTCGAAGTTGAAGGGGCGCACCAGCGGGGTGCTCAGGTGCATCTCCGCCACGGCCTCCACGTCCGTGAAGCGGCCCATGTTGGGCAGCTCCGCGATGGCGCCGGCACCCAGCGTCAGCTCGTCATCCACGAGCAGGTTGAGGTACTGCGCATGGGGCCGTAGCCGCACGCCCACGTTGCCGAGCACGCGGATGGGCACGGGGAGGGCGGTGAATCGCTGCTCCATCGCGATGCGAGGCGCCCAGAGCACGCCGCGCTCGCCGGTGAAGCTGGAGGCGCTGCCGGTGGGCAGCCGGACCTCGGCGACGAGCGACACGCCCACTGGGAACGTCTCGCGGTCCAGCAGGTGGACGCGCGGCAGCAGGCGGATGTCGCCCAGCGTGGTGCGGCCCACGCCCGCGGCGCCCGGGAAGTTGGGAGCGTTCAGCGCGTCGCGCAGCAACTGGAAGTTGTCACCCTGGAGCAGCGTGACGGGCAGATCCACCGCCAGCTCCAAGCGCTCATGGAGCTGATAGGCGAACAGCAGGTGCGCATCGAGCCGGTAGGGCAAGAGGTCGCCCAGCTTCTCGTCGCCCAGCTTCAGGGCGAGGATGCGCCAGTTGAAGTCGAACAGGAGCGCCGCGCGGAAGCTGCCCGCGGGCAGCGCGTTGCTCGTTCCTTCCAGCGCGATACCGCTGTGCTGGGCCGCGGTGGCCTTGACGGGAACGGCGTCGAATCCGCGGGCGAACGGGTCGTGGTCGGCGTGCGCAGCCACCGAGGCCAGAAGCAGGCCCAGGACGGCGAGTCGGGTGGCTGAGCCACGCAAGCTGAAGCCTCGCATGTTTCAGGCTCATAGCACCCGACTCCGGGGGGTGGAAGGAAACGACCCACCCCCCGGTACTGCTGATTACAGCCGTGTGTTATTTCTCCATGAACTGCTGCGCGGGGATGACCTGAATGGCCTCCGGGCGCAGGGGCAGCTTGGACGAGGAGATGCTCTGGTCCTGCGTCAGCAGCTCCTCGGGCTTGGGTGACGCGTAGGTGATGGGCGATGGCGCACCGGAGCGCAGCGCCTGGGCGAGCCCCTCCGCGTCCTCGGTGACGAAGGCGAAGTTGAGGGCCTCGGGCTGCACGCGGCGGCGCAGCGCCTCCTGGACGGACTGCGGCGTCATCTTCGACATGGCCTGGCGGTACTGCTCCAGGAAGTCGGGCGTGCCGTAGAAGAGCCCGTCAATGGCGTAGCCCAGCCGGCGCTGGTCCGTCTGCTCCCACAGGCGGGTGTAGCCCTGGAGGAAGCCGCGCATCAGCTCGAATCGCTCCTGGGGGATTCCCTCCTTCACCATCTGGTCCAGGAAGAACACCGCGCCGCGCGTGGCGAACACGCCGTTGGTGGGCACCACGGGGCGAATCCACAGGGACAGGTCCTGCTGGGTGCGCGCGATGTTGGTGCGGTTGTACGTGGTGCCGGGCGACTCGATGAAGTGCTCGGCGTAGGCGTAGTCGCCGTAGTTGAGGCCGCGCTTCTCGCGCAGCTCGGTGAAGAGCACGCCAATGGACTGGCGGTGCTCGCCCAGGTTGGACATGGCGAAGGCCACCGGGAAGAAGTCCGGGTCGCCGCGGCGGATGGTGCTGACGAAGCCCATGCTGACGGCGGTGGAGAGCGTGGGCTTCTGGATGATGACGGTGCGGCCGGCCGTCGTCGGCACGGCGGGCAGCTCTACGCGCGGAGCCCCCTTCGCGGGCAGCGCGGACAGGCGCGAGCTGAGCGCCTGCGCCAGCGCGTCATCCACCGCGCCCGCCAGGCCGATGACGAGCCGGTCCTGCGTGAAGACGTGCTGGGCGTGGGCCTTCACGTCGTCCAGCGTAATCGCCTTCAACCCCTGCACGGTGCCGCCGGTGAAGTGCGCGTAGGGGTGACCCTGGTAGAGCAGGGCGTCCAGCGCGACCTTGCCCAGCGCCTCGTCATTGGCGCTGCGCAGGCCGTTCTCCACGTCGCTGATGGCGTTGGCGCGCAGGCGCTCCAGCTCGGCGGCGTCCAGGCGTGGGGCCAGGAGCACGTCGGTGAAGATGTCCTGGAAGCGCGTCAGGAAGTCCTTGTGGACGCGGCCGGAGAACGTCGTGAACTCCTTGTCCACGAAGACGTCCAGCTCCGCGGCCATGGGGTACAGGGCCTCGAGCAGTTGCGAGGCGGTGAGCTTCTGCGTGCCGCCCTCCGCCATGAGCTGCGCGGTGAGGGCGGTGAGGCCCTCCTTGCCCTTCGGGTCGTCCACGGAGCCGGTGTGGAACACGAGCCGGAACGAGACGATGGGCGAGTCCGGACGCGCCAGGACGACCTGCTCCATGGGCTTGGGCTGGCGCAGCGGCGTCGCGGGCACGGCCTCCGGGCGCGCGGGCCGCGGAGCGGGCTCGGGCGCCGCCGCCTGGGCGGGCACCGCGGGCGGCGGCGCGTTCTCGTCGGGAGGCGGCTTCGGCGTGGTGGCGCAGCCGGCGAGCCCCAGCAGGGCGGTGAGGGACATGAGCGCTCGGGTCTTCATCACTTCGTCCCTCCCTGGGCGTCCGTCTTGGGGGTGAGGCTGAGCAGGATGAGTTTGTTGGCGGTGAGGTAGCGCTTGGTGAAGTCGGAGAGCTGCGCGGGCGTCACCTTGGGCAGGCTCTGCAGGTGGCGCTGGAAGCCGTCGGGCGAGCCCGTGACGCCGGCGTACCAGCCGAGCTGGATGCCCACGTCCCGAGGCGTCTCCAGGGCCATGAGCGCGCCGTAGCGGGCGTGGTCCTGGATGGCCTTGAGCCGCGCGGCGTCCACGCGGCCAGCGGCGAGCCGGCTGACCTCCTGGAGCAGCGTCTTGCGGACGGTGTCGCGGTGGCGCTCGTCCTTGAGGGTGGCGGTGAGGGTGAAGAGGTGCGGGTCGCGGTGCTCGGAGTAGTCGCTGCCAATGGACTCCACGAGCTGCTTGTCCAGGACCAGCGTCTTGTAGGCGGGGCTGGTGGGGCCGGCCAGGTAGTCCACGAGGAGCGTCTGGATGGCGGCGTCGGCCGGGCTGGTTCCGGCGCCGGGCGTGCGCCACGCAATCACCTGCCGAGGCTGCGTGGGCTGAGGCCAGTCGATGTGGGCGGTGCGAGGCCCCTTCTGGGGCGGCTCGGCAGGGACGGAGACCTGGGCGGCCTTGCGGTCCCAGGGGCCGTAGTGCTGACGCACGAGCTCCATGACCTTGGCGTCGTCGAAGTCGCCGATGATGAAGAGCAGGGTGTTGTCGGGCGTGTACCAGCGCTCGAAGAAGGTGCGGCTGTAGTCATAGGCCTGGGGCATCGCCTGGATGTCCTTGTAGAAGCCCATGGTGGTGTGTTGGTACGTGTGGCGGGTGAAGGCCGCGGCGTTGAGCTCCTCCTCCATCTTGAGGAAGGGGGCGGCGGCGTTCTTGTGGTACTCGCCGAGCACGGCGAGCGCCTCCGTCTGGAAGGACGGCTCGCTGTACTCCAGGTTCCGGAAGCGGTCCGCCTCGATTTCGATGAGCTGGGGCAGGCCGGCGGTGGGGCCGTAGGAGTAGTAGAGGGTGATGTCGTCGGTGGTGAAGGCGTTGTCGTCGTAGCCGAAGTTCCCGAGGATGCGCTCGCGGTCGCCTTCCGGGTGCGTCTTCGTGCCCTTGAACATCATGTGCTCGAAGAAGTGGGCGAAGCCGGTGCGGCCGGGTTCCACCTCGTTGCGCGAGCCCACGCGGACCACGGTGACGTAAGCGATGATGCCGCGCGACGGGTAGGGCACGCGGACCACGGTGAGGCCGTTGGGCAGGGTGTCCGTGTGGAGGGTGTACGGGAACGCGTTCGACGCCGGGGCGGGCGCGGCGGCGGCCGGCAGGGCGGTGCCCAGCAGGAGCAGAAGGAGGGGGAGCAGTCGTCTCATTCAGGTGCCTCGTGGCCGGGGCGGAAGAAGCGGGACCCGGCGGGTAGGCGACCCTACGACGGCTGGCTCGGTGGGGGAGGGGCTTGTGCGCGGAGTGTCTACGGCCGTGCGCCCAGGTGTGCCTGAAGTCGTTCAGGAGGATTGACGCGCCCTCGTCAGCGGTTAATGTGAGGAAGACGGGGCGCGGTGAGTGGCCGCGTCACCAGCAGTGAACCTACCGGGGGCGACCTGGTTTCGACGGGGGCAATGAAGTTCGAGACGCGTGCCGAGCTTGTCAGGTAGCTCGTAAATCCAACCGGGCAAAGACACAAAAGCCAACGACAACGTTGAGCTCGCGCTGGCTGCCTAAAAACAGCTCTTAGTGCGCGGTCCCCCCGCCCTCGGCCTGTGGGGTTGGGACAGACCGTCATAATGCAGGCTGGCTGCCGAGGGGGCCTGGACCCGAGGTGGCGAGACCTTTCCAGGACCGGCTCTGAGTATCCCGTCCGTGGGAGCCTCAGGGACGTAGCAAATCGCGGACTACGCACGTAGGGTCGAAGAACGGACGGCTTTCGGACGCGGGTTCGATTCCCGCCGCCTCCACTGAGTGAAGCCCAGCAATCTCAACGGGTTGCTGGGCTTTTTCTTTGTCCTCGTAGCTTCATGTGCCCTCAGTGTGCCCCTGCGGCGTCTCTGGTCGGTTCGGCCTGGAGCTGGGGCGCTGGTTGGTCGAGCTGCTGCACGGCACTCTCCCGGGCCCCCGGCGCGAGGTGGGCGTACCGATTCGTGGTGCTGAGGTCCGCATGGCCCAGTAGCTCCTGAATGACCTTCATCGGAATGCCCCGCATGGCGAGGTGGCTGGCGTAGGTGTGCCGTAGGTCATGCCAGCCGACTTGCCCCACTTCGCGGGTGATGCCTGCCGCCCGGAGGGCTCGACGAAGGGGGGCCTTCATCTTCCCTTCGGTGAGAGGCTGTCCGTCCTCTTGGCAGAAGACATGGCGGCCTCGCAGGTGGCGGTGGGCCTTGAGCGTTTCCACCACCGAAGTCGGGACGTCCACGGTCCGTTCGCGCCCGCCCTTGGGCAAGTCCTCAACGCCCCTCCAGACGGTGCGGCGAACCTGGAGCTTGCGGCGCTGCAAGTCCAGGTCGTTCCACTGGAGCCCGATAAGCTCCCCCTCCCGCAGCCCTGTCTTGATGGCCACGAGAATCAATGGCCGCCACTCCGGTTCGGCTGCATCGATGAGCCGCTCGGCTTCCTCAAAGGTGAGGAAGTCGAAGTCGGGCTTGGGCAACTTCCCGAAGGGCTTCACGTAAGGAGCCTCCCGGATGACCTTCTGCTCGACCGCGACGGCCAGGAGCTTGCTGAGCGATGACAAGACGTTGTTGATGAACTTCTTGCTCAGTGGATTGGGCGTCACGTCCTTGCGCTTTCTGATGGCTGCCTTTGTGGGGGCTGCCTTGCGTGAGCGCGCAGCCGAGGGCTTCTTCTTCATGGCGGCTTTGAAGTCCTCGATTTGCGACGGGCCGATGGCGTCCAGAGCCATTTCTCCGAAGAACGGAATGATGTGGTCTTCCTGGTGCTGCTGTTTGGTGACGACGGTGGAGTGTTTGTCGTTGTTCTCGCTGTAGGTGAGGAAGCGCGGGACGAACTCCCCGAGGGTGAGGATTCGGTCCGGCTCGCTTTGCTTCTCCTTTCCGAAGGTTCCAGTCAGCAGTGCGTGGCGAACCTGACGCTCGTACTCTTCAGCTCCACGGCGGGTGTTGAGTGGAGACGCCTTGCGGATGCGCTCCACACGCCCGTCGGGGTGCTGGTACTTCACGTCTACCCACCACGCCTCCTGCACCTTTCCCTCCTTCGTCTTCCACTTCCGCAGCCTGACGCTCATGGCTTCTTCTCTCCGAGCGCAGGACCGCTGTTACCCGGCATCCAGTTTACCAATGCGCTTCGACGGATGCGGAGGACTCTTCCGAGCCGCACGATGCCGGGCACCTGCCCGAGTCGGATGGACTCATAGAGCGTCTTCCGATTCACGCGCAGGAGTGCTGCGGCTTCTTCCACGGTGAGGAAGTCGGGGGCCCCGGGGAGAGCCACCGCTGCGAGCACAGGGGCTTTGCGACAAGTGCTGTGGCTCATGAAGGTTTCCCCATCAATCGGTCCCGCAGGGATCGCGGCCTCGTAAAGTGGGGATGGGCATTCGAGGTTGATGGTGGGATGGAGTTCGGCGAGGGGAACGGAACGACCTTCGCGTCGTGGCTCGAAGGGGCATCGCTCCTGTTCACGTGCCATGGCGGAAGCCAGCCCCTCGCCTTGTTGTCGCGTTGCTCAACCCAGCCCGCTGCCTTCAACGCGGCCAGGAAGGTCCGTTTCTGTGGGGGGTGCTTCTGTCCGGTGGACTTGCAGAACCCCACCATGGCCACGAAGAGGGCGTCATTTGTGAGCGCTTGAGTTTTTCCGACTCGGGGCCCCATGGTCGTGGTCCAAATCGAGGCGAAGTTGGAGACGTGTGTCGCCCAATTGTAGAGCTGTCGGTCTGGCTCGGGGCTCTCGCTGAGTTCACGGAGGAATTGCTCCGTTACGGGCTCGCTGAGCTGCTGGAGTTCATCGCGGGATGCGTTCGTGTGCGGTCTGCGGACTCGCTTCATGTCCACCGCGCGGGTACTCATCTCGTAGGCGAAGGCGGCCACCTGCCGCATGAACTCTGGGGTGAAGGCGTCATCCGTGCCCGGAGCATGGAGCGACTCCAAGAAATCGCGGTGGGACAGCCCCATGTCCGGGTGGTGGTACTCGGCGGGCTTCGTCCTGTTGTGGAAGACCGTCCATCGCCGGTCGCTCTCCTCCAGTTCGATGGGCTTGGATCGGTTGGTCGCCGCGATGAGCGCGACGCGGTTGACCGCTGGAGTACGGGCAACGCCCTTGCTCTCCAGGAACACCTCGCCATCGGTGATGGTCGCCTTGAGACCGTCGCCCAGTGCCCCACCGCGCTTGTGGTTGTCGAGCAGCTCGTTGGCGAAGACCAACAGCTTCGTGGCGTAGTGGTGGTTATAGGGCTTGGCGAGGTCGTCTTCCCCAATCTGGACGCAGTTCGCGTGGCCGAGTACGTGCGCCAGGATGCGATAGAGCACGTTCTTTCCGGTGCCCGGGGGGCCCTGGAGAAGGACTGCGGTTCCTGGCTTGGAGCCTGGGTTCTGCACCTTGAACGCAATCCAGTTCAGGAGCCAATCGAGCCCGGCTTCATCCTCCGCGAGCCAGAGAAGGACGCGTCGCACGTCGGCCCAGTCCCCCGGCGCTGGGGTGAGCGTTGGTGCCTCCCACGTGTTGACCGCATACGTATCGTCCTCGCGAGGCAACAGCTCGGGGGCGTTGGGGCGGCATTCGAGCCCCATGACTCCGACGCAGAGCTGCGACACGTTGGGTCCTACGGCCAAGGGGCTGGCACCTCTCGGCCACGTGTCGCGTGGGTGGAGAAGCTGGCGCAGTATCAAGTAGTCCTCGGCGGCCTTCTGGGTGAGGAAGTCCGAGCTGAAGGAGCGGCCACCCGGTCGGCGCGACAGGTAGCGCTCCAGAGGGACGACCTTCACCAGGGGAAGGCTCGCAATCTCCGCGCGAGCCGCTTCTCGGTCGGCGTCCGTGGCGGCCTCATTTTCGGGAGGGCGGTTCGGAGTCATGAGGCGCTCCCAGTGCGGTGGTTGGAGGTGGCGGCGAGCAGGATGGTTCTTCGCCACTTGGCGTCTTTCGCCTCGCGATTGGCCTTCTGCTGAAGGTCCCACTGTTGGAGCTTGGCGCGTGCGCCGTCCAGCCCTCGAAGCGCCTCCCCCCAGACGTCGCGGGAGGGTTCCAGCTTACCGAGCGCATCGAGTGAGCGCTGGGCGATGGCGAGCAGGCTCTCCGAGCTTTCTTCCGGTGCGGCAACCCTGGCGAGCATCTCCGTCAGCCGGTTGATGCCAAGGTGGCGCTGGCCGTCGAGCATGAGCACTTCGCTTGCGTCCATCTGCGCGATGACCTGGCAGTAGTCCTTCCGTTTGAAGCGGCGCAGTCGCTTCCGAACGGCCTGGAGGTCCACGGAGGCCGCTCCGGTGACCTGCTGCATGTCGGGGAGCTCGACGTAGCGGGCAAACGGCTGGCGCAGCATGGGGCCAAACATCGCTTCCACGTCGAGCGGTTGGCCTCGGTGATGCTCGGGAGCCGGGCGCGGGGTGGGGTTCGCGGGGTTCCAGCTTGGAAGGTAGTAGAGGCGCGCCACGTCCTTGCAGGACGCATCCGCCTTCAACGCGGCCGTCGCCTGTGCCGCGAGTCCCAAGTAGTCCATGAGGCGCGGCCAGAGGCTGTCGGCCCACCGGCTTGGCGAGCCAACCGCGACGGGCTCACTGAATGGAAGGACGACGCGGTAGCGGATGGGCTTGAAGTGATGCCCGTAGGAGTGGGTCGGGTATGCGAGGAACCAGAGGCCACGCTGGCGAAGGCTCGCGAGCCACGCGTCCAACGCGGCCAGCTCCTCGCAGTCGAAGTCCACGACGGCCAGGGCGACGTGCGAGAAGTTCGCATTGCGCCTGTATGGCGTGGGTGTGGGGTCGCCGCCCTTGCCCTCGTAGAACCCATTGGCGCGAGGTGGGAGAGGCTTGGCGGGGATGACGGCGTGACCGTCCTTCTCCGTGCGAAGCGTCGGGTCCAGGGCGTCCTCGAAGAACTCCGACATGAGGCCATCGATGGACGAGAACTCCCGGACGGAGAGTTGGTCTGGCTGGAAGCGCGAGGGGGTGATGCAGAGAGTCCAAGTCATGGGGCCCGACGCTGGGGAGTTCGATGGATGCACGACGACGGCGCCGTGTTGAACAGGGAGTGGCGACACTTCGCGGGGGTGTGACGGACGCCCCGGCGCTGGGTGTTCCGTCACAGCTCCGTCATGCCCTTTTTCACTCTGTACGTGACGGAGTGACGGAGACCTCTCATTCCTAAGAGAAGAAAGAAGAAGAGGGAGTGGAAACCATCGTCCGTCAGTCACAGCGTCATGGCCTCGGTGGGGTTGGGGACAGCGCGCGCTCATTCGCCCTTCCCGACAAGGCTGTAGGCCCGAGGCACTGCGCCGCGAACGCCGGGCTGGTACTTGGAGAACTCGCGCACCACGCCAGCGGCGACGAGCACCGCGAGACTGCGCCGGATGGCCTGCTCTCCCGCTCCAAGCGCGCCGCACAGCTCCTTCACGGTACGCCCCTGGGGACCTGCGTCGGTGAGTGCTGCGACGATGCGGGGGCGGTACTGCTCAACCTGTTCAATCACGCGTTGGACTCCTCTAGCGATGTCCTGCCCCCGGTAAATGCGTGCGGTTTTTGCGGGTGGCCCACGCGACCATTTCCGGGCCATTTCTCGGCCATGACTGACTGGGGGTGGCCCCAGCTAAATGCGTGTGGATTCCGTGGGTGGCTCGGGTGACTTGCGGAAGGCCCCCCGGCTCGGATTTCCGATGGGTGGCCACTCAGGACCGTGCTCGGAGGTCATCCACGCTGAGAAAATCCCGCAGAAAATCGCCGGGCCCGCCTCCGATGAACAGTTCGGCGCTCCCACCTATGGAATGAACACATGCTGCGTGTGGACCGCGTGCTCCGGAGTTGTTTTGAGGGGTGTGACCCGGCAAATGCGCTGGATTTCTTGTGGGTTGCCGAAGTGCCCTCGCACCAGGACAAACGGAGAAGGGCTGGAAGCCGCGCGCATCCTGGTACGGTCCTGCCATGCCCCATGGAGGTCGCCCGCGCGTGTTCTCGTCACTGGCCCGGCTTGTCCTGCCCCTCGTGTTCCTGGTGGGCCTGACGGCTGCGGCACAGCCCCAGGAGCCCCTCCGCGCGCGGGAGCTGAAGCGGCGGCGGGTGGCGCTCTCGGCGGCCACGTCTGGCAAGCCTGTGGTGCTTCACGTTGCGCCGGGCTACCTCACGACCTTGGAGTTCGACTCCCCTGTGGACCGGGAGGCGGTGGTGCTCGGGGACGCTGGGGGGCAAATCGCGCTGTTCGAGGTCAATGGGCGCAGCATCGTGCTCAAGCCCGCGATGGAGCAGGGGCCCGGGCGAGGTGTGGAGCTGACTGTCCCATTCGCGGACGGCGCGGTCCCCTCCCGTGTCGCGTTCTCGCTCGTCACGCACCCTGCCGAGGTGGACGCGCAGGTGATGGTGTCGCGCCTGCCGCGAACGGCAGATGCGATTCAGGCTGAGTTGGACGAGGTGCGCGCGGCCTGTGCGGCCAAGGATGCCGAGTTGGAGGCGCTCCGTGCTCGTTCTGTGGCGAGCGGTCCGGCTGGGCTGATCCTCGCGGGGCTTCTCGACGTGTCCGGCGTCCGGGCAGGATGGAGCGAGGTGGCGAGCAACGAGGTTGGCAGTCGTCTCTTCCTCGAAGATACAACCTCCTACCGCTCAAGCACGTGGGCCGCGCTTGCTCTTCGGGTGCGCAACACCGGCTCGGAGCCCTGGACGCCTGTGGAGGCTCGGCTCTCCGTGGCTGCGAGAGGTGAACGCATCAACGTGCTCGCGGTGCGCATGAAGGAGCCTCGGATCGAACCGGGTGGGACAGCTCTCGTGGTGGTGGAGACTGGGGCGCCCAACTGGCCGGAAGGCGCGGCGCTCCGGTTGGAGCTGCGCGACAACGACGGGGGGCGGCGCCTTCTCATTCCTCGACTCCCGTTCTAGAACCGCCTTCCATGTTGATCGGGTTGAGTCCGGCACACCTGCAACCTGGGCAGACGGTGGACGGCTGGCGCGTCGTGAAGCCGCTGGGCGCGGGGAGCTTCGGCGCCGTCTACCTCGTGGAGAAAGAGGGCCACCACTTCGCGATGAAGATGGCCATGCACCGGGCCAGTAGTGGAGACGCTGAACAGGCCGACGCGCGTCTGCTGCGGGAGATGGTCTGTCTGTCCCAGGTGAGCGGCCATCCCAACGTCGTGGAAGTCCACGCCCACGGACGTTGGCAGCACCCGACCCAGGGGTGGCTCTACATCATCCTGGACTACGTGGAGGGCTACACGCTGGGGGAGTGGGTGGAGAAGACGCACCCCACGGCGCATGAAGTGGCCCGGGTGTTCGGCAAGCTTTCGGGCGCTCTCGCTCACCTGCATTCGCGTGGCGTCTTTCACCGCGACTTGAAGCTGGGGAACATCCTCGTGCGCGCCACGGATGGTGAGCCCTTCATCCTGGATTTCGGCGTGGGGGATTACACGCTGGCCCCGGAGCTGACGGACACGCCCTTGCCACCTGGCACTCGGCGCTATCGGTCCCCCGAAGCGTCGCGCTTCCTTCGTGAGCACGGTGATGAGCAGGACGCGCGTTACGAGTTCAAGGCGACCGACGACGTGTACGCGCTGGGAGTCTGCCTCTATGACGTGCTGACCAATCCCCAGCCTGTGCGCGAAACGCCCCGCGTCCTGGTGGGCGCCCAGTGGCCTCCCCCCGCGCCGCACGCACTGAATCCGCGCGTGCCCGTGTCCTTGAGCGCTGCGGCCATGCACTTCATCGAGCGCCACCCCGAGAAGCGCGCCCCTTCCGCCGAAGTCATGCGGCGCGAGTTGGACGCGCTGCTACACGAAGAAGGCGAGGCGTGGACGGCGACGTTGCATGTCCCCACGCCGCATCTTCCGCTTGCCCTGGAGGTGGCGCATAACGACGTGCCCCAGGACGAAGCGCAGCCCTCCACGCCGAAGCGGACCCCTGGGCGACGCGTGGCGGGCGCAGTGGCCATCCTGGCGCTCGTTGTGGCCTCGCTGGTGGGCTACGCGGCTCTACGCCCCACGGCCCCAACACGGCAGGCGCAGCGGCTTGTGGAGCCCCCCGCGCCGCCCCCGCCAACGGATGCTGGCGCCATTGAGCCGGTGGCTTCCTCCGTCCCTCCTACACCCCCTGTGTCGTCCCCTGGGGTAGCTTTGCCCCCTCCCGTGCCTGTCGAGAAAGAAAGCCCTCCCGTGAAGCGCGCTCCTGCCCGAATCCCTCTGCCCGCCGAGTCCACCGCCAGGAAGCCAAAGGCCCTGGCCTCCCGTCCGAGCTGGCCCCCCTCTCCGTGGGCTGGGTTCCTCAAGACGTGCGCGGGTGCGACCGCTGCCGCCGCGCTTTCCATTGGTTGCCCAGGTGCGCAGGTGCGTCCCGAGCCCGGCGCCTGCCCCTCAGAGGCACGTGAAGTCATGTTCAGGTGGGAGCAGAAAGGTGGCCTGCGCTTGAGTCCGGGAGATTCGGTGCTGCTCACGCTTGATAGGCGCCAGCCCGGCTTCCAGGGGGAAGCCGGTACTTATGCCGATGGTCCCGTGACCGGAGTGGTGTTGCGCAGCTACTTGAAAGGGCTACCGGAAGGAACCCGGCTGTCAGGCTACCTTTGGACGAGCGGAG from Myxococcus xanthus encodes the following:
- a CDS encoding serine/threonine protein kinase encodes the protein MLIGLSPAHLQPGQTVDGWRVVKPLGAGSFGAVYLVEKEGHHFAMKMAMHRASSGDAEQADARLLREMVCLSQVSGHPNVVEVHAHGRWQHPTQGWLYIILDYVEGYTLGEWVEKTHPTAHEVARVFGKLSGALAHLHSRGVFHRDLKLGNILVRATDGEPFILDFGVGDYTLAPELTDTPLPPGTRRYRSPEASRFLREHGDEQDARYEFKATDDVYALGVCLYDVLTNPQPVRETPRVLVGAQWPPPAPHALNPRVPVSLSAAAMHFIERHPEKRAPSAEVMRRELDALLHEEGEAWTATLHVPTPHLPLALEVAHNDVPQDEAQPSTPKRTPGRRVAGAVAILALVVASLVGYAALRPTAPTRQAQRLVEPPAPPPPTDAGAIEPVASSVPPTPPVSSPGVALPPPVPVEKESPPVKRAPARIPLPAESTARKPKALASRPSWPPSPWAGFLKTCAGATAAAALSIGCPGAQVRPEPGACPSEAREVMFRWEQKGGLRLSPGDSVLLTLDRRQPGFQGEAGTYADGPVTGVVLRSYLKGLPEGTRLSGYLWTSGEFLVGRYTEAELPDGRTVPVCFALGRRGYIEKWEESKPGATVVGRSNPAYPVERWP
- a CDS encoding DUF2381 family protein, with amino-acid sequence MFSSLARLVLPLVFLVGLTAAAQPQEPLRARELKRRRVALSAATSGKPVVLHVAPGYLTTLEFDSPVDREAVVLGDAGGQIALFEVNGRSIVLKPAMEQGPGRGVELTVPFADGAVPSRVAFSLVTHPAEVDAQVMVSRLPRTADAIQAELDEVRAACAAKDAELEALRARSVASGPAGLILAGLLDVSGVRAGWSEVASNEVGSRLFLEDTTSYRSSTWAALALRVRNTGSEPWTPVEARLSVAARGERINVLAVRMKEPRIEPGGTALVVVETGAPNWPEGAALRLELRDNDGGRRLLIPRLPF